One stretch of Oceanimonas pelagia DNA includes these proteins:
- a CDS encoding TRAP transporter large permease: MTVTTVFIGFFAMLGMLLLGVPIAVAMALIGVIGGIMVFDWTFMDSIGAVVWSVHNEALLTAIPLFILLGELLLRSGIADKMFLSMSAWLGRLPGGLLHTNIGSCALFAATSGSSVATAATIGTVALPSLQERKYCMRQSLGSLAAGGTLGILIPPSVNMLIYGSLTNNSIGKLFMAGLIPGVMLSLLFMVYIAFANRGQGSVREEKLPLSEKLRLSRHLIPPAVVFGIVMGSIYSGLATATESAALGVMTALWFAWRSGRLSVNFLQECFVQTARITGMILLIITAAFVLNLTISLTGVVDELTAWVTSFGLSATGLLLILILFYLALGMFMDVLSMQVLTIPITYPIVTALGVDPIWYGVFVVLMCELALITPPVGMNLFVVQSVRKDGGNISDVMWGVVPFILIMMLFTFSLMTFPEIALWLPNMM; this comes from the coding sequence ATGACAGTAACTACCGTTTTTATCGGCTTTTTCGCCATGCTCGGCATGCTGTTGCTGGGCGTTCCCATCGCCGTGGCCATGGCCCTGATCGGGGTGATTGGCGGCATCATGGTGTTTGACTGGACCTTTATGGACTCTATCGGCGCCGTGGTATGGAGCGTGCACAACGAGGCGCTGCTGACCGCCATTCCGCTGTTCATTCTGCTGGGTGAGCTGCTGCTGCGCAGCGGCATCGCCGACAAGATGTTCCTGTCCATGTCGGCCTGGCTGGGCAGGTTGCCCGGCGGTCTGCTGCACACCAATATCGGCTCCTGTGCGCTGTTTGCCGCCACTTCCGGCTCTTCGGTGGCCACCGCTGCCACCATCGGCACGGTGGCGCTGCCGTCGCTGCAGGAGCGCAAGTACTGCATGCGCCAGTCCCTGGGCAGCCTGGCTGCCGGCGGTACTCTGGGCATTCTTATTCCGCCCAGCGTCAACATGCTGATCTACGGCTCGCTGACCAATAACTCCATCGGCAAGCTGTTTATGGCGGGGCTTATTCCCGGCGTGATGCTGAGCCTGCTGTTTATGGTGTATATCGCCTTCGCCAACCGCGGCCAGGGCAGTGTGCGGGAAGAGAAGCTGCCGCTGTCCGAAAAGCTGCGTCTGTCCCGTCACCTGATCCCGCCGGCGGTGGTATTCGGTATCGTGATGGGCAGCATCTACAGCGGTCTGGCCACCGCCACCGAGTCTGCCGCCCTGGGGGTTATGACCGCGCTCTGGTTCGCCTGGCGCTCCGGCCGGCTGTCGGTTAACTTCCTGCAGGAATGTTTCGTTCAGACCGCGCGCATTACCGGCATGATCCTGCTGATCATCACCGCCGCCTTTGTGCTTAACCTGACCATCAGCCTCACCGGGGTGGTGGATGAACTGACCGCCTGGGTGACCTCCTTCGGTCTCAGTGCCACCGGCCTGCTGCTTATTCTCATCCTGTTCTACCTGGCACTGGGCATGTTTATGGACGTGCTGTCGATGCAGGTGCTGACCATTCCCATCACCTATCCCATCGTCACCGCCCTGGGTGTGGATCCCATCTGGTACGGCGTGTTCGTGGTGCTGATGTGCGAGCTGGCGCTGATCACGCCGCCGGTGGGCATGAACCTGTTCGTGGTGCAGAGCGTGCGCAAGGACGGCGGCAATATCAGTGATGTGATGTGGGGTGTGGTGCCGTTCATCCTGATCATGATGCTGTTCACCTTCAGTCTGATGACCTTCCCGGAGATCGCCCTGTGGCTGCCCAACATGATGTAA
- a CDS encoding amidase produces the protein MAAQHDVTQSWRLGALELAAAYAAGTLTPLTVVEALGERIARLNPELNAIITLNPAARDEAAAATARWAEGRPLSPLDGVPLTVKDHLNTLGLATTWGNRALAGNIATEEELAVSRCRAAGLVILGKTNVPEFTLEGYTDNRLFGVTRNPWNPALTPGGSSGGAVASLAAGLAPLALGTDGGGSIRRPASHTGLVGLKPSIGAVARAGSLPQVMLDFEVVGPLARSAADAEALYRIISGPDVRDPASWRARPEMPARPLRIHYVPRLGEQPLDAEIAASVEQALAVFARLGHRVTQGELPFSLEPVDRFWPMMGAAAVAAIFRAFPGTESEAAGRFRDMAGQGRQLSATDYLCGLDGIGRFRRTVAEAFLDIDIIITPSAAALPWPAEQPYPGEIDGRPVGPRGHAIYTGWVNACGHPAINLPAAPSADGLPIGFQLVAAMGQDALLLRLAAEYEQQQAGWQWPALAEG, from the coding sequence GTGGCTGCCCAACATGATGTAACCCAAAGCTGGCGCCTCGGCGCCCTTGAGCTGGCGGCGGCCTACGCCGCCGGCACCCTGACCCCGCTGACGGTGGTCGAGGCGCTGGGCGAGCGTATCGCCCGGCTTAATCCCGAACTCAATGCCATTATCACTCTGAACCCGGCGGCCCGTGACGAGGCCGCTGCCGCCACCGCACGCTGGGCCGAGGGCCGGCCCCTGAGCCCCCTCGATGGTGTGCCGCTGACGGTCAAGGATCACCTCAACACGCTGGGGCTGGCGACCACCTGGGGTAACCGGGCCCTGGCCGGCAATATCGCCACCGAGGAAGAGCTGGCGGTCTCCCGCTGCCGGGCCGCCGGGCTGGTGATCCTGGGCAAGACCAATGTGCCCGAGTTCACCCTGGAAGGCTATACCGACAACCGGCTGTTCGGCGTGACCCGCAACCCCTGGAACCCGGCACTGACGCCGGGGGGCTCCAGCGGCGGCGCGGTGGCAAGCCTGGCCGCGGGGCTGGCGCCGCTGGCGCTGGGCACCGACGGCGGCGGCTCCATTCGCCGGCCGGCGTCCCACACCGGCCTGGTGGGGCTCAAGCCTTCCATCGGCGCCGTGGCCCGGGCCGGCAGCCTGCCCCAGGTGATGCTCGACTTTGAAGTGGTGGGGCCGCTGGCCCGCAGCGCCGCCGATGCCGAGGCCCTGTACCGCATTATCAGCGGTCCCGATGTGCGGGATCCGGCGTCCTGGCGCGCTCGTCCCGAGATGCCTGCCCGCCCGTTGCGTATTCACTATGTGCCCCGTTTGGGCGAACAGCCGCTCGATGCGGAGATTGCCGCGAGCGTGGAGCAGGCGCTGGCGGTGTTTGCGCGCTTGGGGCACCGGGTGACTCAGGGGGAATTGCCGTTTTCTCTCGAGCCGGTGGACAGATTCTGGCCCATGATGGGGGCGGCGGCGGTGGCGGCCATTTTCCGGGCCTTTCCCGGGACCGAGTCCGAGGCCGCCGGGCGCTTTCGCGATATGGCCGGGCAGGGCCGGCAGCTGTCGGCCACCGACTATCTGTGCGGCCTGGACGGCATTGGCCGTTTTCGCCGTACCGTGGCCGAGGCCTTTCTTGATATCGACATCATCATCACGCCCTCGGCGGCGGCCCTGCCCTGGCCGGCGGAGCAGCCCTATCCCGGCGAGATCGATGGCCGGCCGGTGGGTCCGCGGGGTCATGCCATTTATACCGGCTGGGTGAATGCCTGCGGCCATCCGGCCATCAATTTGCCGGCGGCGCCGTCGGCGGACGGCCTGCCCATCGGTTTTCAGTTGGTGGCGGCCATGGGCCAGGACGCGCTGCTGCTGCGGCTGGCGGCGGAATATGAACAGCAACAAGCGGGCTGGCAGTGGCCGGCCCTGGCAGAAGGGTGA
- a CDS encoding 2-keto-4-pentenoate hydratase: MEQQIQPQQIQQAVARVLAAYESGQQFDAGEGPQTVEQAYAIQDGVARHLWPAHRTHCWKVGAPDRDTEPYSAPIPPQKVYDSGVRLRGDDFHMIGIEAELAFRVTRALPVRAEAYSEQEVRAALGELCVTLELVDTRLQQWQQTSALWRLADNQISGGLVVGSGINDWQGRDLTLQPVQLTLNGEVLADKSGGHPLADPTVLLTWSVNHLVARSHGLAVGDLITTGSWTGMKFIEPGADIRVVFPGIGEVALTIA, from the coding sequence ATGGAACAACAAATCCAACCACAACAAATACAGCAAGCGGTGGCCCGGGTTCTGGCCGCCTATGAGAGCGGGCAGCAGTTTGACGCCGGTGAAGGGCCGCAAACGGTGGAGCAGGCCTATGCCATTCAGGATGGCGTGGCCCGTCACCTGTGGCCGGCACACCGTACCCATTGCTGGAAGGTGGGTGCGCCCGACCGGGACACCGAGCCCTACAGCGCGCCCATTCCGCCGCAGAAGGTATACGACAGCGGCGTGCGGCTCAGGGGGGATGACTTTCACATGATTGGCATAGAAGCGGAGCTGGCCTTTCGGGTAACCAGAGCCCTGCCGGTGCGGGCCGAGGCCTACAGCGAGCAGGAAGTGCGGGCGGCGCTGGGGGAGCTGTGCGTGACCCTGGAGCTGGTGGATACCCGGCTCCAGCAATGGCAGCAAACCAGCGCCCTGTGGCGGCTGGCCGACAACCAGATCAGCGGCGGCCTGGTGGTGGGCAGTGGCATTAACGACTGGCAGGGCCGGGATCTGACTCTGCAGCCGGTGCAGCTGACGTTGAACGGTGAGGTGCTGGCGGATAAAAGCGGCGGCCATCCGCTGGCCGACCCGACCGTGCTGCTGACCTGGTCGGTGAATCATCTGGTGGCGCGCAGCCACGGGCTGGCCGTGGGGGATCTGATCACCACCGGCAGCTGGACCGGCATGAAGTTTATCGAGCCCGGCGCCGATATTCGGGTGGTGTTCCCCGGCATCGGCGAGGTGGCGCTGACTATTGCATAA
- a CDS encoding bile acid:sodium symporter — translation MPGKEDIIAWLLPGGLCAAIVLALLLPGPGVWLAQWQPLPWLVAVIFLVNGLQTQVRELRPEAGFGRVFGLALVISLLLSPLLGALLYYHSGLAPGLALGLLVVSVVPPTLSSCVVLTRLSGGNAQWSLFMTLGLNLLGIVTIPLMLSLLIGRSGELSPWSLLHKLSLMVLLPFVLGLLLRLVLGGRVVHRWMTVVPTLSVVTTAWITLSTSRPALLQLGGGDLLALALWSLLLHGALLLVCRLAGRGLARPARLALLFTAAQKTTPVAVSVLVAMNAAGGLAVVACLVFHFMHMLADSLLASRIGARTAALTRAGA, via the coding sequence GTGCCCGGTAAGGAGGACATCATCGCCTGGTTGCTTCCCGGCGGCCTGTGTGCCGCCATTGTTCTGGCCCTGCTGTTGCCGGGGCCCGGCGTCTGGCTGGCCCAGTGGCAGCCGCTGCCCTGGCTGGTGGCGGTGATCTTTCTGGTCAACGGCCTGCAGACCCAGGTGCGCGAGCTCAGGCCCGAGGCGGGCTTTGGCCGGGTGTTCGGCCTGGCGCTGGTGATCAGCCTGTTGCTGTCGCCGCTGCTGGGGGCGCTGCTGTATTACCACAGCGGGCTGGCACCGGGGCTGGCGCTGGGCCTGCTGGTGGTGTCTGTGGTGCCGCCGACCCTGTCGTCCTGCGTGGTGCTGACCCGGCTCAGCGGCGGCAACGCCCAGTGGTCGCTGTTTATGACCCTGGGGCTGAACCTGCTCGGCATCGTCACCATTCCGCTGATGCTCAGTCTGCTGATCGGCCGCAGCGGTGAACTGTCGCCCTGGTCCTTGCTGCACAAGCTGTCGCTGATGGTGCTGTTGCCTTTTGTGCTGGGCCTTTTGCTGCGGTTGGTGCTGGGCGGACGGGTGGTACACCGCTGGATGACGGTGGTGCCCACCCTGAGCGTGGTCACCACCGCCTGGATCACCCTGTCTACCAGCCGCCCGGCGCTGTTGCAGCTTGGCGGAGGTGATTTGCTGGCGCTGGCGCTCTGGTCACTGTTGCTGCACGGTGCTCTGCTGCTGGTATGCCGGCTGGCGGGACGCGGGCTGGCGCGGCCGGCGCGACTGGCGCTGTTGTTTACCGCCGCCCAGAAAACCACGCCGGTGGCGGTGAGCGTGCTGGTGGCGATGAACGCCGCCGGCGGGCTGGCGGTGGTGGCCTGCCTGGTGTTTCACTTTATGCACATGCTGGCCGACTCCCTGCTGGCGTCGCGTATTGGCGCGCGAACCGCGGCCCTGACGCGGGCCGGGGCTTAG
- a CDS encoding sensor histidine kinase, which yields MSCAPIKPRFTTGLTLTLWYLVLMTLVTGGLLLAGEHLLGSRLLGKDRQLVATLLDNYQRISNDAGPDKLLHVLERDREFLLLSHYRVRFTNPTGQLLFSAGPALPPRADGQLSDGSWHQGRTLDGYRLQVALSAGPRQQDLARYRQTMLQLLLPMLLISLGLVAWLTRRTLRPIRTLIHRIGSLQRDGLDCPVPPTASHRTELGQLTLLFNQQMARIHRLVSGLRHALDSAAHDLRTPLTRQRLSLEQALASTDPQRWHDSLLDCAEENQRMQTQLDYLLAITAAEQGLDPARLEPCDLGRLLKEVAELYELAAEDKGIDLTTRLATGLITQGDPQALRQAFANLLDNAIKYTEPGGRVRLTARRNRQNIEVMVEDTGVGISETDLPHIFERLYRGDRSRHSPGHGLGLALVKAILDGHRAPIEVTQDRGLTRFCCTFSAER from the coding sequence ATGTCCTGCGCACCGATTAAACCCCGCTTTACCACCGGCCTGACCCTCACCCTCTGGTATCTGGTACTGATGACCCTGGTCACCGGCGGCCTGCTGCTGGCCGGGGAGCACCTGCTGGGCTCACGCCTGCTCGGCAAGGACAGACAACTGGTGGCCACCCTGCTCGACAACTACCAGCGCATCAGCAACGACGCCGGCCCCGACAAGCTGCTGCACGTGCTGGAGCGGGACCGGGAATTTCTGCTGCTGAGCCACTACCGGGTGCGCTTTACCAATCCGACCGGGCAGTTGCTGTTCAGCGCCGGCCCCGCCCTGCCTCCCCGGGCCGACGGCCAGCTGAGTGATGGCAGCTGGCACCAGGGCCGCACCCTGGACGGCTACCGGCTGCAGGTGGCCCTGTCCGCCGGCCCCCGCCAGCAGGATCTGGCCCGCTACCGCCAGACCATGCTGCAACTGTTGCTGCCCATGCTGCTGATAAGCCTGGGGCTGGTGGCCTGGCTCACCCGGCGCACCCTGCGCCCCATTCGCACCCTTATTCACCGCATTGGCAGCCTGCAGCGGGACGGCCTTGACTGCCCGGTGCCACCCACCGCCTCGCACCGCACCGAGCTGGGCCAGCTGACTCTGCTGTTCAACCAGCAAATGGCGCGCATTCACCGGCTGGTGAGCGGGCTGCGCCACGCCCTCGACAGCGCCGCCCACGATCTGCGCACGCCACTGACCCGCCAGCGCCTCAGCCTGGAGCAGGCGCTGGCAAGCACGGATCCGCAACGCTGGCACGACAGCCTGCTCGACTGCGCCGAGGAGAATCAGCGCATGCAAACCCAGCTCGATTACCTGCTGGCGATCACCGCCGCCGAGCAGGGGCTGGATCCGGCCCGGCTCGAGCCCTGCGATCTGGGCCGGTTGCTGAAAGAGGTGGCCGAACTGTACGAGCTGGCCGCCGAGGACAAGGGCATTGACCTGACCACCCGGCTGGCAACCGGGCTGATCACGCAAGGAGATCCCCAGGCCCTGCGCCAGGCCTTTGCCAATCTGCTCGACAACGCCATCAAGTACACTGAACCCGGCGGCCGGGTGCGGCTGACGGCCAGACGCAACCGGCAAAACATTGAAGTGATGGTGGAAGACACCGGCGTCGGCATCAGCGAGACCGATCTGCCCCATATTTTTGAGCGCCTGTACCGGGGCGATCGCAGCCGGCACAGCCCGGGCCACGGGCTGGGGCTGGCCCTGGTCAAGGCCATTCTCGACGGTCACCGGGCCCCCATCGAGGTAACCCAGGATCGGGGCCTGACCCGGTTTTGCTGTACCTTCAGCGCCGAACGCTAA
- a CDS encoding winged helix-turn-helix domain-containing protein, with protein MATRLDGGTMCAMPTTETPAMELLLVEDDDKIATFLARGLTEQGYRVQHCSRAEDAAPLALEQPPALAIVDIMLPGRDGLELVQDWRGQGAGFPILLLSARRSVDDRVQGLRLGGDDYLTKPFAFSELLARIEALLRRHQPALAQDVLQLADLRLDSSRKLAWRGEHRLALQPRELVLLELLLRQQGRVVSRTQILEQVWDYQFDPQTNVVDVLVCRLRNKIDKGQTPKLLHTLRGIGYVLRTD; from the coding sequence ATGGCCACCCGTCTCGATGGCGGTACAATGTGCGCCATGCCCACTACGGAGACCCCGGCCATGGAGCTGTTGCTGGTTGAAGATGATGACAAGATTGCCACCTTTCTTGCCCGCGGCCTGACCGAGCAGGGCTACCGGGTGCAGCACTGCAGCCGGGCCGAAGACGCCGCCCCCCTGGCGCTGGAGCAGCCCCCCGCCCTGGCCATTGTCGATATCATGCTACCGGGCCGGGACGGACTTGAGCTGGTACAGGACTGGCGCGGCCAGGGCGCCGGTTTTCCCATTCTGCTGCTGAGCGCCCGTCGCTCGGTGGACGACCGGGTGCAGGGGCTGCGCCTGGGCGGCGACGACTATCTGACCAAGCCCTTTGCCTTCAGCGAGCTGCTGGCCCGTATCGAGGCGCTGCTGCGCCGGCACCAGCCGGCGCTGGCGCAGGATGTGCTGCAACTGGCGGATTTGCGCCTGGATTCATCCCGCAAACTGGCCTGGCGGGGCGAGCACAGGCTGGCCCTGCAGCCCAGAGAGCTGGTGCTGCTGGAGCTGCTGTTGCGCCAGCAGGGCCGGGTGGTGTCCCGCACCCAGATCCTGGAGCAGGTGTGGGATTACCAGTTTGATCCCCAGACCAATGTGGTGGACGTGCTGGTATGCCGGCTGCGCAACAAGATAGACAAGGGCCAGACCCCAAAATTGCTGCATACCCTGAGAGGCATTGGCTATGTCCTGCGCACCGATTAA
- a CDS encoding GlcG/HbpS family heme-binding protein, producing the protein MKKVLAVLVLASLGVQAQTVNTQVLTTDTALKLVSEGISQCAKDGYNVTVAVVDRSGTLKALGRHENAGPHTVESARKKAFTSASMGVVTAELANNIADKPALFGLREMHPDMLILGGGLPIRVNDQLVGGIGIGGAPGGHLDQACADAALKAVLQ; encoded by the coding sequence ATGAAAAAAGTTCTCGCCGTGCTGGTGCTGGCCAGCCTGGGTGTACAGGCCCAGACCGTGAACACCCAAGTGCTGACCACCGACACCGCGCTGAAGCTGGTGAGCGAAGGCATCAGCCAGTGCGCCAAAGACGGCTATAACGTGACCGTGGCGGTAGTGGATCGCAGCGGCACCCTCAAGGCCCTGGGCCGTCATGAGAACGCCGGCCCGCATACCGTTGAAAGCGCCCGCAAGAAGGCCTTCACCTCCGCCTCCATGGGGGTGGTGACCGCCGAGCTGGCCAACAATATCGCCGACAAGCCGGCGCTGTTTGGCCTGCGCGAAATGCACCCGGATATGCTGATCCTGGGCGGCGGCCTGCCCATTCGTGTGAATGACCAGCTGGTGGGTGGCATTGGCATCGGCGGCGCGCCCGGTGGTCACCTGGATCAGGCCTGCGCCGACGCGGCCCTGAAAGCGGTACTGCAGTAA